The Longimicrobium sp. genome includes a region encoding these proteins:
- a CDS encoding Uma2 family endonuclease, with the protein MPLDAATRRWAYERPEFTEHDGFRYEYIAGELVVTRFSSPRHQEVIGRLLFLMYPFAKAHQLGRVCLGPVDIVFAIGDLMAPDLAFVRRDHLAIIDERAIEGPPDLIVEVVHEVTEFRDRGIKRERYAQYGVPEYWIVDPWRAQIDLYRLVEDADVPTTLTAGAFEWQPVPGGPALTISLEDLFKNVD; encoded by the coding sequence ATGCCACTCGATGCAGCCACCCGGCGCTGGGCGTACGAACGCCCGGAGTTCACGGAGCATGACGGCTTCCGTTACGAGTACATCGCCGGAGAGCTGGTGGTCACCCGGTTCTCGAGCCCCCGGCACCAGGAGGTCATCGGGCGTTTGCTCTTCCTGATGTACCCGTTCGCGAAGGCGCATCAGCTTGGGCGGGTGTGTCTCGGTCCGGTTGACATCGTGTTCGCGATCGGTGATCTCATGGCACCTGATCTGGCGTTCGTCCGCCGGGACCACCTGGCGATCATTGATGAGCGCGCGATTGAGGGGCCGCCGGATCTCATCGTCGAGGTGGTGCACGAGGTCACCGAGTTCCGGGACCGCGGCATAAAGCGGGAGCGATATGCGCAGTACGGAGTGCCGGAGTACTGGATTGTCGATCCATGGCGAGCCCAGATCGATCTGTACCGGCTGGTGGAAGATGCGGATGTCCCGACAACGCTTACCGCGGGAGCGTTCGAGTGGCAGCCGGTGCCGGGTGGGCCGGCACTGACGATCAGTCTCGAGGACCTGTTCAAGAACGTGGACTGA